In the genome of Cronobacter malonaticus LMG 23826, one region contains:
- the msrP gene encoding protein-methionine-sulfoxide reductase catalytic subunit MsrP, whose protein sequence is MKKVSRLTEADVTAESAFFMQRRQVLKALGITTAALSLPTAAHADVLSWFKGNDRPKAPAGAPLDFTRPAQYQAKLDLTPEDKVTGYNNFYEFGLDKADPAANAGSLKTNPWTLKIGGEVAKPLTLDHDDLTKKFPLEERIYRMRCVEAWSMVVPWIGFPLHKLLALVEPTSNAKYVAFKTLYAPDIMPGQKDRFIGGGLEYPYVEALRLDEAMHPLTMLTTGVYGKALPPQNGAPVRLTVPWKYGFKGIKSIVSITLTRERPPTTWNMAAPDEYGFYANVNPHVDHPRWSQASERVIGAGGVLDVKRQPTLLFNGYADEVASLYKGLDLRENF, encoded by the coding sequence AAAAAGTCAGCCGTTTAACCGAAGCCGATGTCACCGCCGAGTCGGCTTTCTTTATGCAGCGCCGTCAGGTGCTCAAAGCCCTGGGTATCACTACCGCAGCGCTCTCGCTGCCCACCGCAGCCCACGCGGATGTGCTCTCCTGGTTTAAAGGAAACGACCGGCCTAAAGCGCCCGCCGGTGCGCCGCTCGATTTCACGCGGCCTGCGCAATACCAGGCGAAGCTTGACCTGACGCCGGAAGATAAAGTCACCGGTTATAACAACTTCTATGAATTTGGGCTGGATAAGGCCGACCCGGCCGCTAACGCCGGTAGCCTGAAAACCAACCCCTGGACGCTGAAAATCGGCGGAGAAGTGGCGAAACCGCTGACGCTGGATCACGACGACCTCACCAAAAAGTTTCCGCTGGAGGAGCGCATCTACCGGATGCGCTGCGTTGAAGCCTGGTCGATGGTGGTGCCGTGGATAGGTTTCCCGCTGCATAAATTGCTCGCGCTGGTGGAGCCCACCAGCAACGCGAAATATGTCGCGTTTAAAACCCTCTACGCGCCCGACATTATGCCTGGCCAGAAAGACCGCTTTATCGGCGGCGGGCTGGAGTATCCGTATGTCGAGGCGCTGCGCCTTGATGAAGCGATGCACCCGCTCACGATGCTGACGACCGGCGTCTACGGTAAAGCCCTGCCGCCGCAAAACGGCGCGCCGGTGCGTCTCACCGTACCGTGGAAATATGGCTTTAAAGGCATTAAATCGATCGTCAGCATTACGCTGACCCGCGAGCGCCCGCCAACGACGTGGAATATGGCGGCACCGGATGAATATGGTTTTTACGCCAACGTGAATCCGCATGTCGATCATCCGCGCTGGTCGCAAGCCAGCGAGCGCGTTATTGGCGCAGGCGGCGTGCTGGATGTGAAGCGCCAGCCGACATTACTTTTTAACGGCTACGCCGATGAGGTGGCGTCGCTCTATAAAGGACTCGATCTGCGGGAGAACTTCTGA
- the msrQ gene encoding protein-methionine-sulfoxide reductase heme-binding subunit MsrQ, with product MRLTAKQIIWLKVALHLAASLPLVWLFYAASQGLFSADPAKDIQHFTGRMALKLLLATLLVTPLTRLLKQPLLIRTRRLLGLWCFAWATLHLVSYSLLELGLSNLSLLGSELVSRPYLTLGVISWFILLALALTSFQAAQRKLGRRWQTLHNFIYLVAILAPIHYLWSVKILSPQPVLYALGAIVLLAWRYKKLRQWWRT from the coding sequence GTGCGTTTAACGGCAAAACAGATTATCTGGCTGAAAGTGGCGCTGCATCTCGCCGCATCTTTACCGCTGGTATGGCTTTTCTATGCGGCAAGCCAGGGCTTGTTCAGCGCCGATCCGGCGAAAGATATTCAGCATTTTACCGGCAGAATGGCGCTAAAACTGCTGCTCGCCACACTTCTCGTAACGCCGCTTACGCGCCTTCTCAAGCAGCCGCTGCTTATCCGCACCCGGCGTCTGCTGGGCTTATGGTGTTTTGCGTGGGCGACGCTGCATCTGGTGAGCTATTCGCTGCTGGAGCTGGGGCTTAGCAATCTGTCGCTACTTGGCAGCGAGCTGGTTTCGCGCCCTTACCTGACGCTGGGTGTCATCAGCTGGTTTATTCTGCTGGCGCTGGCGCTCACTTCTTTCCAGGCGGCGCAGCGAAAACTGGGCCGCCGGTGGCAAACATTGCATAACTTCATCTATCTGGTTGCGATCCTCGCCCCGATTCACTACCTGTGGTCAGTAAAGATTCTGTCGCCACAACCTGTCCTCTATGCGCTGGGCGCGATCGTTCTGCTGGCATGGCGCTATAAAAAGCTGCGCCAATGGTGGCGAACGTGA
- the aroQ gene encoding type II 3-dehydroquinate dehydratase, whose protein sequence is MTEKFHILLLNGPNLNMLGTREPEKYGTQTLEQIVNDLAAVAEQLNVSLDHLQSNAEYALIDRIHQAKDKIDYILINPAAFTHTSVALRDALLSVNIPFIEIHLSNVHAREPFRHHSYLSDIAAGVICGLGADGYTYALQTAVKRLSQSH, encoded by the coding sequence ATGACCGAGAAATTTCACATTTTGCTTTTAAACGGCCCGAACCTTAACATGCTGGGCACGCGTGAGCCGGAGAAGTACGGCACGCAAACGCTTGAACAAATTGTTAACGATCTCGCCGCTGTTGCAGAGCAGTTGAATGTCTCGCTCGACCACCTGCAATCCAACGCTGAATATGCGCTTATCGACCGAATTCATCAGGCTAAAGACAAGATTGACTATATCCTGATCAATCCGGCCGCGTTTACGCATACCAGCGTGGCGCTGCGCGACGCGCTGCTGTCGGTGAATATCCCGTTTATCGAGATCCACCTGAGCAATGTGCACGCCCGGGAGCCTTTCCGGCATCATTCATACCTTTCGGATATTGCCGCCGGCGTCATCTGCGGATTAGGTGCCGATGGCTATACCTATGCGTTACAGACGGCGGTCAAACGCCTGTCACAATCACACTAA
- the accB gene encoding acetyl-CoA carboxylase biotin carboxyl carrier protein, with product MDIRKIKKLIELVEESGIAELEISEGEESVRISRSPANTGFPVMQQAYAAPMMQQQPQALSNAVAPAAAPAAEAPAAAEVSGHIVRSPMVGTFYRTPSPDAKAFVEVGQKVNVGDTLCIVEAMKMMNQIESDKAGVVKAILVESGQPVEFDEPLVVIE from the coding sequence ATGGATATTCGTAAGATTAAAAAACTGATCGAGCTGGTTGAAGAATCAGGCATCGCTGAACTGGAAATTTCTGAAGGCGAAGAGTCTGTACGTATCAGCCGCTCCCCGGCCAATACAGGCTTCCCGGTGATGCAGCAGGCGTATGCCGCGCCGATGATGCAGCAGCAGCCGCAAGCCCTGTCCAACGCTGTTGCTCCTGCCGCCGCTCCGGCAGCAGAAGCGCCGGCTGCCGCAGAAGTCAGTGGTCACATCGTACGTTCCCCGATGGTTGGTACCTTCTATCGTACCCCGAGCCCGGATGCGAAAGCGTTTGTGGAAGTAGGTCAGAAAGTCAACGTGGGCGACACCCTGTGCATCGTTGAAGCGATGAAAATGATGAACCAGATCGAATCCGACAAAGCGGGCGTCGTGAAAGCGATCCTGGTGGAAAGCGGTCAGCCAGTAGAATTTGACGAGCCGCTGGTTGTCATCGAATAA
- the accC gene encoding acetyl-CoA carboxylase biotin carboxylase subunit — protein sequence MLDKIVIANRGEIALRILRACKELGIKTVAVHSTADRDLKHVLLADETVCIGPAPSVKSYLNIPAIIAAAEITGAVAIHPGYGFLSENANFAEQVEQSGFIFIGPKADTIRLMGDKVSAITAMKKAGVPTVPGSDGPLGDDMDKNRAHAKRIGYPVIIKASGGGGGRGMRVVRSDAELAQSISMTKAEAKAAFNNDMVYMEKYLENPRHIEIQVLADGQGNAIYLAERDCSMQRRHQKVVEEAPAPGITPELRRYIGERCAKACVDIGYRGAGTFEFLFENGEFYFIEMNTRIQVEHPVTEMITGVDLIKEQLRIAAGQPLSIKQEEVVVKGHAVECRINAEDPNTFLPSPGKITRFHAPGGFGVRWESHIYAGYTVPPYYDSMIGKLICYGENRDVALARMRNALQELIIDGIKTNVDLQTRIMNDENFQHGGTNIHYLEKKLGLQEK from the coding sequence ATGCTGGATAAAATTGTCATCGCTAACCGCGGCGAAATTGCACTGCGTATTCTTCGTGCCTGTAAAGAACTGGGCATCAAGACCGTCGCTGTGCATTCCACCGCGGACCGCGATCTGAAACACGTACTGCTGGCTGACGAGACCGTATGTATCGGTCCGGCGCCGTCAGTCAAAAGTTACCTGAACATCCCGGCAATTATCGCCGCCGCTGAAATTACCGGCGCTGTGGCGATTCACCCGGGCTATGGCTTCCTCTCTGAGAACGCCAACTTCGCCGAGCAGGTTGAGCAATCCGGCTTTATCTTCATTGGCCCGAAAGCCGACACGATTCGCCTGATGGGCGATAAAGTGTCTGCGATCACCGCCATGAAGAAAGCGGGCGTACCGACCGTACCAGGGTCCGACGGCCCGCTGGGCGATGATATGGATAAGAACCGCGCCCATGCGAAACGCATCGGCTACCCGGTCATTATCAAAGCCTCCGGCGGCGGCGGCGGTCGCGGTATGCGCGTTGTGCGCAGCGATGCTGAACTGGCGCAGTCTATCTCCATGACCAAAGCGGAAGCGAAAGCCGCTTTCAACAACGATATGGTCTACATGGAGAAGTACCTGGAAAACCCACGCCACATCGAAATTCAGGTGCTGGCAGACGGTCAGGGCAACGCTATCTATCTGGCGGAACGCGACTGCTCCATGCAGCGTCGTCACCAGAAAGTCGTCGAAGAAGCGCCAGCGCCGGGCATTACCCCGGAACTGCGTCGCTACATCGGCGAGCGCTGCGCGAAGGCGTGTGTCGATATCGGCTACCGCGGCGCGGGTACGTTCGAGTTCCTGTTTGAAAACGGCGAGTTCTACTTCATCGAGATGAACACCCGTATTCAGGTAGAGCATCCGGTAACCGAGATGATCACAGGCGTTGACCTGATCAAAGAGCAGCTGCGTATCGCTGCCGGTCAGCCGCTCTCTATCAAACAGGAAGAAGTTGTGGTTAAAGGCCATGCGGTCGAGTGCCGTATCAACGCCGAAGACCCGAACACCTTCCTGCCAAGCCCGGGTAAAATTACGCGCTTCCATGCGCCGGGCGGCTTTGGCGTTCGTTGGGAATCGCATATCTACGCCGGTTATACCGTACCGCCGTATTACGATTCCATGATCGGCAAGCTCATCTGCTATGGCGAAAACCGCGACGTGGCGCTGGCCCGTATGCGTAACGCCCTGCAGGAGCTGATCATTGATGGCATCAAGACCAACGTTGATCTGCAAACCCGCATCATGAACGATGAAAACTTCCAGCACGGTGGCACGAACATCCACTATCTGGAGAAGAAACTGGGTCTGCAAGAGAAATAA
- a CDS encoding YhdT family protein: MDKRFVQAHKEARWALWLTLLYLAAWLVAAYLSDSQQGFTGLPHWFEMACLLVPLLFILLCWLMVRTIFRDIPLEDNDAA, from the coding sequence ATGGACAAACGTTTTGTTCAGGCCCATAAAGAAGCGCGCTGGGCGCTGTGGCTGACCCTCCTCTATCTCGCCGCTTGGTTAGTGGCCGCTTACTTATCTGATTCGCAACAGGGCTTCACCGGCCTGCCGCACTGGTTTGAGATGGCCTGCCTGCTGGTGCCGCTACTGTTTATTTTGCTTTGCTGGCTAATGGTGCGCACGATTTTCCGCGACATTCCTCTGGAGGATAACGATGCAGCATGA
- the panF gene encoding sodium/pantothenate symporter has product MQHEVIVPLVAYLLVVFGLSLYAMKRRGSGNFLNEYFLGSRSMGGVVLAMTLTATYISASSFIGGPGAAYKYGLGWVLLAMIQLPAVWLSLGILGKKFAILARRYNAVTLNDMLYARFQSRLLVWLASLSLLVAFIGAMTVQFIGGARLLETAAGIPYETGLLIFGISIALYTAFGGFRASVLNDTLQGLVMLIGTVVLLVGVVHAAGGLHSAVDKLQHIDPKLVSPQGADDILSPTFMTSFWVLVCFGVIGLPHTAVRCISYKDSKAVHRGIILGTIVVAILMLGMHLAGALGRAVLPDLHVPDLVIPTLMVTVLPPFAAGIFLAAPMAAIMSTINAQLLQSSATIVKDLWLNLRPAEIHNEKRLKRMSSLITLILSVLLLLAAWRPPEMIIWLNLLAFGGLEAVFLWPLVLGLYWERANAAGALSGMIVGGVLYALLATFKIQLFGFHPIVPSLLLSLLAFVVGNLFGRPVPQAAPVSSVNE; this is encoded by the coding sequence ATGCAGCATGAAGTCATAGTGCCGCTTGTCGCCTATTTGCTGGTGGTGTTTGGCCTGTCGCTGTATGCGATGAAGCGTCGCGGCAGCGGCAATTTTCTGAACGAATATTTCCTCGGCAGCCGCTCGATGGGCGGCGTGGTGTTGGCGATGACGCTGACCGCGACCTATATCAGCGCCAGCTCGTTTATCGGCGGGCCGGGAGCGGCGTATAAATATGGGCTTGGCTGGGTACTGCTGGCGATGATTCAGTTGCCCGCTGTCTGGCTGTCGCTTGGCATTCTTGGCAAGAAATTCGCTATTCTCGCGCGGCGTTATAACGCCGTGACGCTTAACGATATGCTCTACGCGCGCTTTCAGAGCCGCCTGCTGGTATGGCTGGCGAGCCTGAGCCTGCTGGTCGCTTTTATCGGCGCCATGACGGTGCAATTTATCGGCGGCGCACGCCTGCTGGAGACGGCGGCGGGGATCCCTTACGAAACCGGCCTGCTGATTTTCGGCATCAGTATCGCGCTCTACACCGCGTTCGGCGGCTTTCGCGCGAGCGTCCTTAATGACACGCTTCAGGGGCTGGTGATGCTTATCGGCACTGTCGTCCTGCTGGTGGGCGTGGTGCATGCGGCGGGCGGCCTGCACAGCGCAGTCGATAAACTTCAGCATATCGACCCGAAGCTGGTGTCGCCGCAGGGCGCGGACGATATTCTGTCGCCAACGTTTATGACCTCGTTCTGGGTGCTGGTCTGCTTTGGGGTGATTGGCCTGCCGCATACGGCGGTGCGCTGTATCTCGTATAAAGACAGCAAAGCGGTGCATCGCGGCATTATTCTCGGCACGATTGTCGTGGCGATACTGATGTTAGGAATGCACCTTGCCGGCGCGCTGGGCCGCGCGGTACTCCCCGATTTACACGTGCCGGATCTGGTTATCCCGACGCTGATGGTGACCGTGCTGCCGCCTTTCGCCGCCGGGATCTTTCTCGCCGCGCCGATGGCCGCGATCATGTCGACGATCAACGCACAACTGTTGCAGTCCTCCGCAACGATCGTCAAAGATCTGTGGCTGAACCTGCGCCCGGCGGAGATCCACAACGAGAAACGCCTCAAGCGGATGTCCTCGCTGATTACGCTAATCCTGAGCGTCCTGCTGTTGCTGGCCGCATGGCGTCCCCCGGAGATGATTATCTGGCTCAACCTGCTGGCTTTTGGCGGGCTGGAAGCCGTTTTCCTCTGGCCGCTGGTGCTGGGCCTCTACTGGGAGCGCGCCAACGCGGCAGGCGCGCTGTCAGGTATGATTGTCGGCGGCGTGCTTTACGCGCTGCTCGCCACGTTTAAAATACAGCTGTTCGGCTTTCATCCGATTGTGCCGTCCCTGCTGCTGAGTCTGCTGGCTTTTGTGGTGGGCAACCTTTTTGGTCGCCCGGTTCCGCAGGCCGCGCCTGTTTCCTCTGTTAATGAATGA
- the prmA gene encoding 50S ribosomal protein L11 methyltransferase → MPWIQLKINTTGANAEEISDALMESGAVSVTFQDTHDTPVFEPLPGETRLWGDTDVIGLFDAETDMQDVVAMLENAPLLGAGFAHKIEQLEDKDWEREWMDNFHPMRFGERLWICPSWRDVPDENAVNVMLDPGLAFGTGTHPTTSLCLQWLDGLDLTGKTVIDFGCGSGILAIAALKLGAAKAIGVDIDPQAIQASRDNAERNGVSERLELYLPENQPADMQADVVVANILAGPLRELAPLISVLPVKGGQLGLSGILASQAESVCEAYEALFTLDPVVEKEEWCRITGVKR, encoded by the coding sequence ATGCCCTGGATCCAACTGAAAATAAACACTACTGGCGCTAACGCCGAAGAAATTAGCGATGCGCTGATGGAAAGCGGCGCGGTCTCCGTGACCTTCCAGGACACCCACGACACGCCGGTGTTCGAGCCGCTGCCGGGTGAAACGCGCCTGTGGGGCGATACGGACGTGATCGGCCTTTTTGACGCGGAAACGGACATGCAGGACGTGGTCGCCATGCTGGAAAACGCCCCGCTCCTCGGTGCGGGCTTCGCCCATAAAATCGAGCAGTTGGAAGATAAAGACTGGGAGCGCGAATGGATGGACAATTTCCACCCGATGCGCTTCGGCGAGCGTCTGTGGATCTGCCCGAGCTGGCGTGACGTGCCGGATGAAAACGCCGTTAACGTGATGCTCGACCCGGGCCTGGCGTTCGGCACCGGCACACACCCGACAACCTCCCTTTGCCTCCAGTGGCTGGACGGGCTGGATCTCACCGGTAAAACCGTTATCGATTTCGGCTGCGGCTCCGGCATTCTGGCGATTGCCGCGCTGAAGCTTGGCGCGGCGAAAGCGATCGGTGTGGATATCGATCCGCAGGCGATTCAGGCGAGCCGCGATAATGCCGAGCGCAACGGCGTCTCGGAGCGTCTGGAACTGTATCTGCCGGAAAACCAGCCTGCCGATATGCAGGCTGACGTCGTGGTCGCCAACATTCTCGCAGGCCCGCTGCGCGAGCTGGCACCGCTGATTAGCGTGCTGCCGGTTAAGGGCGGGCAACTGGGGCTTTCCGGTATTCTGGCAAGCCAGGCAGAGAGCGTATGCGAGGCGTATGAAGCGCTGTTCACGCTCGATCCGGTGGTGGAAAAAGAAGAGTGGTGCCGCATTACTGGCGTGAAGCGCTAA
- a CDS encoding carbonic anhydrase codes for MATKIARSVLVALSLFPALAMASHWSYEGEGAPEHWGELEPDFSLCQKGMNQSPIDIDHTLKAHVVPLNTHYIDGPSLILNNGHTIQATLPETTQDSVMIDGAAYRLQQFHFHAPSENTLHGKHYDLEMHLVHKNAAGEIAVVAVMFKTGAENAELAKLWQALPDHADASQPLKAAIDINKLLPKDKTYYRFSGSLTTPPCSEGVSWLVLKHLLTLSAEQLNQFKQVMHHDNNRPVQPLHGRVVVE; via the coding sequence ATGGCTACGAAAATTGCTCGTTCCGTTCTGGTCGCGCTGAGTCTGTTCCCCGCGCTCGCGATGGCGTCACACTGGAGCTATGAAGGCGAAGGCGCTCCTGAACACTGGGGAGAACTGGAGCCGGATTTCAGCCTGTGCCAGAAAGGCATGAACCAGTCCCCCATTGATATCGACCACACGTTAAAAGCCCATGTGGTGCCGCTGAATACGCACTATATCGATGGCCCGTCACTGATCCTCAATAACGGTCACACCATTCAGGCCACACTGCCGGAAACCACGCAGGATAGCGTTATGATTGATGGCGCAGCGTATCGTCTCCAGCAGTTCCATTTCCATGCGCCGAGTGAAAACACGCTGCACGGCAAACATTACGATCTGGAAATGCACCTGGTGCATAAAAACGCGGCGGGCGAGATTGCAGTCGTCGCGGTGATGTTTAAAACCGGTGCCGAAAACGCTGAGCTTGCGAAGCTCTGGCAGGCGCTGCCTGACCATGCCGACGCCAGCCAGCCACTGAAGGCCGCTATTGATATCAATAAACTGCTGCCGAAAGATAAGACCTACTATCGCTTTAGCGGCTCGCTGACCACGCCGCCCTGCAGCGAAGGGGTCTCCTGGCTTGTGCTGAAACACCTGCTGACGCTTTCGGCAGAGCAACTCAACCAATTCAAACAGGTTATGCATCACGATAATAATCGCCCGGTACAGCCGCTTCACGGGCGCGTAGTTGTAGAATAA
- the dusB gene encoding tRNA dihydrouridine synthase DusB, protein MRIGHYQLRNRLIAAPMAGITDRPFRTLCYEMGAGLTVSEMMSSNPEVWASDKSRLRMVHVDEPGIRTVQIAGSVPEEMAEAARINVDNGAQIIDINMGCPAKKVNRKLAGSALLQYPELVKSILTAVVNAVDVPVTLKIRTGWDPANRNCVEIAQLAEECGIQALTIHGRTRACLFQGNAEYDSIRTVKQKVSIPVIANGDITSPHKARAVLDYTGADALMIGRAAQGRPWIFREIQHYLDTGELLPPLPLAEVKRLLCAHVRELHDFYGQAKGYRIARKHVAWYLQEHAPDDQFRRTFNAIEDASEQLEALEAYFENFA, encoded by the coding sequence ATGCGTATCGGACACTACCAGCTCAGAAATCGCCTGATCGCAGCCCCGATGGCTGGCATTACAGACAGACCGTTTCGGACGCTGTGCTACGAGATGGGAGCAGGATTAACCGTTTCAGAGATGATGTCCTCCAACCCGGAAGTCTGGGCGAGCGACAAATCCCGGTTGCGGATGGTACATGTGGATGAACCGGGTATTCGCACCGTGCAAATCGCCGGCAGCGTGCCCGAAGAGATGGCGGAAGCCGCGCGTATCAACGTGGATAACGGCGCCCAGATTATTGATATCAATATGGGTTGCCCGGCTAAAAAAGTGAATCGCAAGCTGGCAGGTTCAGCCCTTCTGCAATACCCGGAACTGGTGAAGTCTATCCTGACCGCGGTAGTTAACGCAGTGGACGTTCCCGTGACGCTGAAGATTCGCACCGGCTGGGATCCGGCTAACCGTAACTGTGTAGAAATTGCCCAATTGGCTGAAGAATGTGGTATTCAGGCGCTGACGATTCATGGCCGCACGCGCGCCTGTTTGTTTCAGGGCAACGCAGAATACGACAGCATTCGGACAGTTAAGCAGAAGGTTTCCATTCCAGTTATTGCGAATGGCGACATTACTTCCCCGCATAAAGCCAGGGCTGTGCTCGACTATACAGGGGCTGATGCTCTGATGATAGGTCGCGCGGCTCAGGGAAGACCCTGGATCTTCCGGGAAATCCAGCACTATCTGGACACTGGGGAGTTGCTGCCCCCTCTGCCTCTGGCAGAGGTTAAGCGTTTGCTTTGCGCGCACGTTCGGGAATTGCATGACTTTTACGGCCAGGCAAAGGGGTACCGAATCGCGCGTAAACATGTGGCCTGGTATCTCCAGGAACATGCTCCAGATGACCAGTTTCGGCGCACATTCAACGCCATTGAGGATGCCAGCGAACAGCTGGAGGCGTTGGAGGCATACTTCGAAAATTTTGCGTAA
- the fis gene encoding DNA-binding transcriptional regulator Fis yields the protein MFEQRVNSDVLTVSTVNSQDQVTQKPLRDSVKQALKNYFAQLNGQDVNDLYELVLAEVEQPLLDMVMQYTRGNQTRAALMMGINRGTLRKKLKKYGMN from the coding sequence ATGTTCGAACAACGCGTAAATTCTGACGTACTGACCGTTTCTACCGTTAACTCCCAGGACCAGGTGACTCAAAAGCCCCTGCGTGACTCGGTAAAACAGGCACTGAAGAACTATTTTGCTCAACTGAATGGTCAGGATGTTAATGATCTGTATGAGCTGGTACTGGCTGAAGTAGAACAGCCCCTGTTGGACATGGTGATGCAATACACCCGCGGCAACCAGACCCGCGCTGCGCTGATGATGGGTATCAACCGCGGTACGCTGCGTAAGAAACTGAAAAAATACGGCATGAACTAA